Genomic window (Spirosoma sp. KCTC 42546):
GCTGGTGGTTAAACTGGACGATGGTGTTTTAGTGACCTACGACGACCTTACGGCCAGTAAACAGGCTGACTTGCAGGCTCAGCGGGATAAACTCTACCAGAACTCGATCTATCAGCAGGTGATCGACAACACCCAGGCGGGGCTATTGCTGGCCCGGCCCATCCGGGATGAGCACAATCAAATCATCGACTTTCAGTACGTGCTGACGAACGAATACAATGCCCGCATCACGGGGAGGTCGGTGGCCGAGATGACAGGTGCGCTGGTTGGTGATTTATTCGCAGGCTGGCAGGAGTCGGACTTGTTCCGACGCTATGTAGACGCCGTTGAGACGAAACAACTCAGCCGGATTACGTTCTTCTACGAGAGTTACGGTATAAAAGGCTGGTTTGATGGCTCGTTTAGCTGTGTGGACGACTGCCTACTGTATACGTACATTGATGTAACCGCTTACAAAGAAGCTGAACTGGTGCAACAGCAAAATGCTGATTTACTGGAGCAGGTGATGAACATGACGCCCGCAGCCCTGGTGATGAACAAAAGTATCCGGAACGAAGCTGGCGAGATTATCGACCTGCGCATGATGAAACTGAATCAGATGGCTGCTGATATACTTCAAAATCCAATTGAAAAGATTCAGTACCGGCGTATTTCTAAGTACATGCCTGGTTCGCTGGAAACGCCCTTATTTGAGCAGTGTAAGCAGGTTATTGAAACAGGAATTCCCCGACGTGTGGAAGTTCCCTGGGCTGATCGCTGGTATGATTTCTCGGTAGCCCGCTTCGGCGATGGCATTGTATTAGCGGCTCAGGATAGTACGCCCATGCATCAATACCAGCATCAGCTCGAACGGGCTAATATCGAACTGAAACGATCCAATGAAAACCTCCAGTCATTTGCGTTCGTTGCGTCGCATGATTTGCAGGAGCCACTTCGTAAAATAATTTCCTTCTCCGATATTCTGGACACTCAGTATGCCAGCCAATTTGATACAGCCACAGCCGACATTGTTTCCCGAATTAACGCGTCGGCCATTCGGATGCGGCTGCTTATTCAGGACTTATTAGCCTACTCGCAGGTAGAAACCCATCAGGATTCATTTGTGCCTGTTACTATAGCCAGTTTGATTCAGGAGTTGCAGGAGCATGAACTCTGGGAAACGATACACCAGCGTAAGGCCCAGATACAACTCGGTAAACTGCCCGTTATTATGGCCGACCTGTTGCAGATGCGTCAGCTATTCCAGAATATTCTTTCCAATGCCATCAAATTTTGCCCGATCGACACGACACCCGTTATTACCGTAAGCAGCCGGTTGATTGAGCGATCCAATGTGCCATCTGGATTGCTGCTTCCTGCTAAATCGGAAAAAACTAAGCCTGCAAATTCCTGGTTCTCCGAAATTTCTATAACTGATAATGGCATCGGGTTCGATGAGAAATACCTTGATCGTATTTTTCAGGTCTTCCAGCGATTGAATGGTCGAAGTCAGTATGCAGGGTCAGGCATTGGACTTGCTATTAGTCAGAAGATTGTTGAACGCCACGGAGGAGCTATCACTGCCAATAGTCAGCCTGGCAGAGGGAGTACATTTCAGGTTTACCTGCCTGTGCAGAAAGAGGTATAGCACCATAAGCTATTGTGCTCTGTTGCGTGATTGCCGAAACGGCTTACGTATGAGGATAATTAATATGGTCATCAAAATGGACCGGTTCGCTGACAGCTTCCACTCCTTAATTCAGTTTATGATTCTAAAAAGGTTTTATGAGAAAGCCCTGATCATAAATAGATACCCCTGGATGAGCGTAAAATCTTGATACCTTAATTTCTGTTTTTTACTATAGCATTATTAACTGGCTTCCCACGTAATAACCTCGTCCTGCTCATACCAGGCGTTGATCAATGACTGGTAGCGTTTCTCGACCTCCTTGCGCTTGATTTTCAGGGTGGGTGTCATCAGGTTGTTGTCTACCGTCCAGGCGTCCTTAACGAGAATGATCTTCTTCAGGCGCTCATAGGCTGGTAGCTGGCTATTCAAGTTTGTTAGCGTATCGGTCAAGCTTTTGACTACATCGGTCGGGGGCGTCTTCTGGCCAATGTCCGAAAGTACCAGCAAGGCAATAGGCTGAGGCAACTGGGCACCTATTACGCAGATTTGATCGACGAGTTGATTCTCACTAAAGCCGAATTCCAGTTTTGTGGGATTAATGAATTCACCTTTTGGGCTCTTGTACAGGTCGTTGAGTCGGCCCGTAATTCGGAGATAACCGTCGGCGTCAAGTTCCCCGACGTCGCCCGTATGGAGCCAGTTATCGGCCGTCAGCGTTTTGGCGGTTAGCGCTGGATCGCGGTAGTATCCCCGCATATTCCAGGCACCCTGGGTGAGGATTTCGCCGGTAGCCGGATCAATCCGAACGTTCATCCCGTCGTTGACCCGCCCTACGGTTCCATCCTTGATCCGATCGGCTGGCATCATGGAAACGGCCCCCAGATTTTCCGTCATGCCGTAGTTTTCCTGAATACAGATCCCCAATTGCCGAAACCACCGAATCAGTGGAATCGGAGTAGGAGCGGCCCCGGTCAGAATCATGACGGTATCGTTAAGCCCCAATCGCTGACGGATTTTTCGCTTAACCAGGCTGGATACGACGGGTATACGAAGCAACCTGCTCAATCTGGATTGGGGCATACTGGCCAGAACACCCTGCTGAAATTTTGTCCAGATGCGGGGCACGGCCAGAAAATGAGTTGGACGGGCTGCCGCCAGATTTTTGCCAAAGGTGGCGAGCGATTCAACAAAGTAAATAGTACCCCCCGTGATCAGGCCAATGGCTTCGACAATGTTCCGTTCAGCCACATGGCAAAGGGGGAGGTACGAAAAAAAACGGGCATTTGGTAAATCCTGGAATGTTTTGGCTCGGGCTGATTCGGCAATGTGGGCAGCAGCCCGGTAGTCGAGCATAACCCCTTTGGGAGTGCCCGTTGTGCCAGAGGTATAAATAATCGTGAATAGGTCATCCAGCGTCGGTTTCGGACTGTCGACCATGGGCGGATAGGTGTCCAGAATCTCATTCCAGGAACGCAGGGCAAAATCGGGCTGGTTGTCGGGAAAAGCGATGCACAGCACATTAGCGGGTATACCCATCCGCATAGTATCCCAGTTGTCTACTTTTCCCACAAACAACACCGTACACTGGCTGTGTTCCAGTACCGACTGGAGTTGGTCGGCCGTTAAGGTGGGATAAAACGGAACGGAAATATGGCCGCTGATGAGAATCGCAATGTCGGCAATAAGCCAATGGGGACAGTTTTTAGAGACCAGCCCAATGGGACTTTGTGGGGGCAGATCGAGCGAACGCAGATAGCTGGCCATCGAGCGAGCCTGCCTGCCCACCTCCGCCCAGGTGTAGTCGATATAACTATCGCCAACGGGTTGCCGCAGATACACCTGATCGGCTTTCTCGCGCTCCCATTTGTAGAAGTAATCAATGAAAGGCCTGCTGCCGGGTTGCGTTGTGTTGCTGGTAGACATGAACGGGATGGAAAAAGGTGGGTACGTACTTACTGCCGATGAAGCCATCTATCGATCTGGCGAATTCGTTTAAATGGCGGCTCGGGGCGCTTTTGATCCGCTTTCGCATATATAAGTCCGAAATACTGGCAGAGGCTGGCCGCACACATTTTGCCCGACTCATTTGCCTGTTCCATGGTTGGGGTGCGATAGGATGTGTAGATAAACTCGCCCGCCAGAAAAAGATTAGGCAGGTGGGTTTCTACCGAGATAGGCGACTCGTTGGTGGCTTCCGGAATGAACAGCGTGGATTCGGTGAGCCAGCGATAGCCTAGCGCGTTGGGCGGAAAACTGTCCCAGCCCATAAACTCCGCTTTACGCTGTTGATAGTCTGTTTCGGGAATATAGGCCACCGTCTTGTCGAGCCGGGCTTCCACGATAAGGTCAGGATATGCAAACCCAATCTGGTGGAGCAGCTCGGCCTGTACTTCCTCGTCGGTACACTGATGCAGGGGTTTAGGAGTTAGTAGTCCCGGTGTGTTGACATTGGATAACGTGACCGACAGAATGGCCCGAACATCAGGCCGGAAGTCTACATTCGTCCAGAGGGGTTCGGCTTCAATCAGGTACACCAGCTTCCAGGGCGAATCCAGCACGAGCGTAAACGTCTGATTGATCCGTAAATCGGTCGGAATAGCCCGCAAATAGAACTGATAACTAAAACTCCACTCCCGATGGCGTTTCTGAGAAAGTTGCAGGTCAGGCACTAACCGACGGAGGTGCTGATAAGGAATCGCCAACACAAAAGCATCGGCTTTGTTGACCTCTGTTTTGTTGATCATAACCTGCGAAACCTGCCCCGCTTCAACGACAACGTCATCGAGCGAGCTATTCAGGTGAAACTGTACCCCCAGCATCGTTAAATGCGTTACCCAGGGATCGATGAACCGGTCATTCGTTGGCCCATTCATCACATTCATGGTCGATAAAAGTCCGGCTACCTTGTTGGGAAACATGATTTTGTTCATCAGTGATAAAATCACTTCAGCAGCGGCATAGGGCTTCGCGGCTACAATAATGTCGAGGAAAGCCGTCAGAAATTGTTGAAAAGGTTGTGAATATGTGGATAAACCTACATAGTCCGCAAAGCTTTTTCCGGCATAAACGGTGGCCCGGCGTTCCTCACTCTTGAGGGCATAATCCATAGATAAGCGAATGAACTGGATCGCTTCGTTCGCGTTGAGTTGCCAGCTCCGCAGAATACGTAAAAGCACCAGCAGCTTACGGAATTTTGGGGTAGCATAGGTGGTGGGCAGGAGACGATTCCGGGAAGGATCTTGCCGGGAGGTCATGAGCACACCCGGCAAGGCCGTCAGATTATCGAAAACAGTTTTTCCATCGCCAGCAGGAATCGCCTTCAATGTGTGAAATAAATGGTGATAGCCAGCGCCATAGGTCCGAATGGAATGCTCGATGTGCAGCCCATCCTCATTTTTCAGACCAAACGCCTTTCCGCCACAGTGACTCTTTCTTTCGTACACATGTACCTCGAACCCCTGCTGGATGCACTCATGGGCAACCGTCAGACCAGAAATACCTCCCCCAACAATCAACACCTTTTTCCTGGCCATGACTTTGCTTAAATGGATAATGAGTAATGGATAATTAATAATGGGTTCAGTGATGTCAGTTTCTTAAAACTGACAAGCGAGGTTTCTCAAAACCGAGTGTAGTAGCCAGCCTGACACAATAGGTTTTGAGAAACCTATTGTGTCAGTTTTAAGGAACTGACACCACACGCAACTGGCTGTTTCTCCCGTTTTTGGTCGGCAAAGCGAGAATGGAGAACAGGGTGAGATGAATTACGCCTGAACTGGCCGCGTTGCCCTCACCCCCGGCCCCTCTCCTGGTTTGGGAGAGGGGGGCTGGGAGCCGATACTCAACCGCTTGCCCAGCCACCGCCGACTCAGTTTCCAGACTGCTTTCAGTAGTTGACTACGTGACGACCGACCGAGTACGAGCAGGTAATTATCTGTCAGGTACTGCCGACCGTCTTCCTGAACGATCAGCTTTAGATCAAACGCTAACTGGTTGAACGACTCCTGCGATGCCCGATAAAACAACGGCCATTGGTCGGTGATTTCGGTTGGCGTACGTTCTTCATCCGGTGTCAGCACCACTAGCCGATCATCGATCGTATACCGGATACCCCGCTCTTTTCGGACAAACTCCCTGGCAAACCGAATCAGGGTTTGGGTAAGCTCGTTACTGGTTGGTAGGTAGAGTTTGTGCTGTAACCCCATAATTTGCATCAACTTAGGGTTGGGCGTTCGGAGCATGAACGCATACGAACGAAGGGGCCAAAAGGGGCCAAAGGTGTGCCGCATGTAGCTAACCGATAGTTGATGGGCAATACCGCGCCCAACTGCTGTGGTGTCCTGAAAAGCCAGTCCCCCGTATAATACGGGCATTGCCCGGCGTCGAAATGGGGTCTTGCACCGGTACAACGAATACGATTGCAAGCCCACCAACCGCCCGTTTTGATGAGCCAGTACCATCTTGGGATTGTGCGTCAGATGTGCCGATTCCAGATAGCCGGGCTCAAAGAAAAATCCGGTTCGGGCCACCAGCGAATAGCAATCGGCGATCTCATCGGCTGTAAGATCAGTAGCGGGTTTAAGCGTGATAACCGTAGAGGAAGACATGTTTTTTGGCGTTAATGGCTGGAGGAGCCGTTGACTGAGTTGGCGCGGGTGGTCGATGTGGCGTCCAGGCAAACCGCTACGCAACAACCTCGGTAGTCGGTTTGGTAGAAGGGGAAGGGGCCGTGTGGCGCGCTGAGTTTCCAGTGTTGATTTTCCAGGTGAAACGAAATCTCGTCCAGTTTCCAGCGCATATCCGTGGCTTTCAAAAACGCTTCTTTGGTCGTGAAGAGCCGGAAAAAGGCAGCCGAACGCTGGGCCTGAGGGAGTAGGTCTAATTGCCGAAACTCATCGGTCGACAGAAAAGGCTGGACCTGATGAAGCTCGATGGGCCGGGGAGCCTCAATATCGACGCCAATCGGGAACCGGGATAAGCCAACCAGATAATGCCCGTCTGAATGAGACAGGTTGAAATAGGGGAATCGCGTCTCGGCCAGCGCGGGTAAGTACGGTTTTCCGGTATCGGTTACGGAGAGCGAAATGGCGGTGGGGGCGAGTCCTAAACAGTCCGCCAGCATCTGTTTCAGAAACGTTCGGCCCGTCAGAAATTCCAGTTGTTTCTGCGGGCGGAGTAGCCGCTGGTAGCGGGCCAGTTCAGTTGTATCGAGCAGGCTTAAATCGGGTATGATTTCATACTGCTCTTTCATGACGATCTGATAATCCATCTGAAGTATAGGAGTCTTCGGCGATTAGGAAACGAATGAGGGCCTTGCTGAAGTCGGCTGAACGTGTACAGTTCGATAGCTGGCATCCAATTGAACACCCAGCATGCTTAGATACTGAATTCGGTTCAGGTAGGCGGCCCCGTGCAGGAGTTGATGGGCAACATCGGCCACGCGCCGGTTTTCCCAGACTTCCAGTCGGGTTCCTTTCACCCACTGATTGAATGAACCCATAGCCGGTCCGCACCAGATCTGGTAATCCAGCTCGCGCCCGGTCACGCCCCGATTAGCCCAAACCGACGACAGGCCCAGATACCAGCGGAAGACCAGTGCCATTTTGCGTTTGGGGTTATCATTGGCCAGCGTGATCTGTTCGGGGTCCCGCTCCATAAAGAAGGTGAGGCATTGCGCCCAGACCGAGTCGAACGATTCGCCTAGTATATTCTTTTCCAGCGTAGCCCGCTCTTTTTCCGGAATGGCTTCCCAGCCTGGATAGGCGCTGTACAACTCGTAGAGCTTCTGCGCCCGAAGGCCAAACAGTGTTCCCGTTTTAGCCACCTGAAGCTTCACTCCCATCTCGAACATATCGGCTGCGGGGGCCATCATCACATCGGTCATGCTGACGCGCGCCAGTACCGCCCGGACATGATCGGAGGTTCCGGCCTCACGGCAACTCTGGTTGATTGACCCCGTTACCACGTAGGCAGCGCCCATCGCGAAGGAACCTGCAATGGATTCCGGCGTACTTAAACCGCCAGCCGCGCCAATCCGCACGGGGTACGCATCGTTTTGTTCGGCCTGAATCTGATCGCGTAAACTCAGAACGGCGGGTAACAGACAAACCAGTGAGCGTTTATCCGTATGCCCACCCGAATCGGCTTCAACGGTGATATCGTCGGCCATGGGTATCATCGATGCCAGCTGAGCCTGCTCTGGACTGATGCTGCCCGCAGCGACCAATTTTTGTAGGATGCTGGCTGGGGCAGGTTTCAGAAAAAGGGTAGCCACTTCGAGCCGCGAGACCTTGGCAATGACGCGATTAGCCGCATGAATGGTGCCGTCGGAACGGCGCTGAAGTCCGGCGGCCCGGTAGCGCACGACGTGCTCGGTCAGGCTTAAAAAAGCGGAGGCTTCAATAACGGTAACGCCTTTGGCAAGATAGAGTTCGACGGCTTTCCGTTCGAGGGATTCTTCGCTGGGGCTATGGATCAGGTTGAACGCATAGGGTCCGTTGGGAAGCGCCTGCTGAATGGTGTCGATCGCCTGCTCGATACGGGCCGGAACCAGCCCCCCGGCCCCGAACGACGCCAGCATACCGGCTTTGCCCAACGCAATAACTAGCTCCTCCGAGGCAATGCCATTGGCCATCGCGCCCGCCATATAGGCATAGTGGGTCCCATACGCTTGCTGGAACGAAGGGTCGCCGAGTTGGTCAGGCTGGTAGGCCGGGAGCGTGGCCAGCAATTCCATCGAACAAAGCTGGTCTGGATCGCTGGTGCCAAAGCTCATCGTCACGCCAATTCGCCCCTGTGCATCACGCACCCAGTAGCTGGTTTCGCCGAGGGTTTCGAGGAATTGGCGAATACCCGGTTGATCGAACCGAACCGTGCGCGGATCACCGAACCATTTGGCGGTTACGGGTGTCTGACGGTAACTGATGCCGTTTGATTTAGGTGAGGCTATGGATGGGAAAGTCGCAGTCATGGGAAATGAGTTTTTAACTAACAAGCAGAGCCAGATCTGTTACGGCATAAATACGGAGCGGGCCTTTCCATAGGCTGGCGTCGGCAGTTAGTCGCAGCGACTGGTTGGTTCGCTCAATCGTTTTGATATGGATTTCCAGATTCATGTCGGGATCAGTGCTCAAAATCTGGCCCCGGTACTTCCAGACGGTTTTGTGTGGTGCGGCCTGTCGAAACGAAACGCCCGACAACCCATCGGCCAGCCCCTGTTGAAGCACAAATACCTGCATGGCCTGTAAAATGGATTCCAGACCCAGGGAGCCGGGCATCACCGGATCGGTGTAGAAATGGCAGGTGAAAAACCAGTTATGGGGCTGAATCGACTTCTGGGCAAACACGTAGCCATTCCCATAATTACCGCCTTCTTTCACCACCATCACCGTATCGAGCAGATTGAGCTGATCGCTGGCCAGATGCAAGTGGGGCGACGCGGGATTGACCGGGCGAAACAACTTCATCCGGCCAAACAGCGAATCAAGCTTAAACGACAGACTCTTCAACTGGTCGGCGGGTTGGGTGGCGTACCAGGGCGCTACGTGTTCACCCCGATCCAGCCCAACCTGATTCGACAGTTCATCTTTGGTGAAACAACCGAACGACGCATTGCCTCGGTAAAATGGCGATCCATCGACAGATAACTCAAAGGTGTATCGTTGCAGGATGGTGCCGTTCAGGGATGTATGACTCACCAGACAAACCCGGTTGGTGAGCGTTTTGCCCCGTAAATCGACGGGGCGTAGTAAATCGCCATCCCCGTCGAGGTTGCGCAGGAAAAGATCTTTGTCGGGCACAATCAGCGTGCTGCCCAGATAAGCACCCAGGAAACCGCAGGGTTGCAGAGCAATCTCCATCAGAATCGAATACGGC
Coding sequences:
- a CDS encoding ATP-binding protein; this encodes MKSVSTPTRLLHNTDEFSPANGVVLYHAQRDPDGQLIDFRLVMLNDPASTMWGRPQLELVGRSLSQLVADNDAQYLIRQFSLVVEFGRSVRFRMDDSWKQAGTTRQYDLLVVKLDDGVLVTYDDLTASKQADLQAQRDKLYQNSIYQQVIDNTQAGLLLARPIRDEHNQIIDFQYVLTNEYNARITGRSVAEMTGALVGDLFAGWQESDLFRRYVDAVETKQLSRITFFYESYGIKGWFDGSFSCVDDCLLYTYIDVTAYKEAELVQQQNADLLEQVMNMTPAALVMNKSIRNEAGEIIDLRMMKLNQMAADILQNPIEKIQYRRISKYMPGSLETPLFEQCKQVIETGIPRRVEVPWADRWYDFSVARFGDGIVLAAQDSTPMHQYQHQLERANIELKRSNENLQSFAFVASHDLQEPLRKIISFSDILDTQYASQFDTATADIVSRINASAIRMRLLIQDLLAYSQVETHQDSFVPVTIASLIQELQEHELWETIHQRKAQIQLGKLPVIMADLLQMRQLFQNILSNAIKFCPIDTTPVITVSSRLIERSNVPSGLLLPAKSEKTKPANSWFSEISITDNGIGFDEKYLDRIFQVFQRLNGRSQYAGSGIGLAISQKIVERHGGAITANSQPGRGSTFQVYLPVQKEV
- a CDS encoding AMP-binding protein is translated as MSTSNTTQPGSRPFIDYFYKWEREKADQVYLRQPVGDSYIDYTWAEVGRQARSMASYLRSLDLPPQSPIGLVSKNCPHWLIADIAILISGHISVPFYPTLTADQLQSVLEHSQCTVLFVGKVDNWDTMRMGIPANVLCIAFPDNQPDFALRSWNEILDTYPPMVDSPKPTLDDLFTIIYTSGTTGTPKGVMLDYRAAAHIAESARAKTFQDLPNARFFSYLPLCHVAERNIVEAIGLITGGTIYFVESLATFGKNLAAARPTHFLAVPRIWTKFQQGVLASMPQSRLSRLLRIPVVSSLVKRKIRQRLGLNDTVMILTGAAPTPIPLIRWFRQLGICIQENYGMTENLGAVSMMPADRIKDGTVGRVNDGMNVRIDPATGEILTQGAWNMRGYYRDPALTAKTLTADNWLHTGDVGELDADGYLRITGRLNDLYKSPKGEFINPTKLEFGFSENQLVDQICVIGAQLPQPIALLVLSDIGQKTPPTDVVKSLTDTLTNLNSQLPAYERLKKIILVKDAWTVDNNLMTPTLKIKRKEVEKRYQSLINAWYEQDEVITWEAS
- a CDS encoding oleate hydratase → MARKKVLIVGGGISGLTVAHECIQQGFEVHVYERKSHCGGKAFGLKNEDGLHIEHSIRTYGAGYHHLFHTLKAIPAGDGKTVFDNLTALPGVLMTSRQDPSRNRLLPTTYATPKFRKLLVLLRILRSWQLNANEAIQFIRLSMDYALKSEERRATVYAGKSFADYVGLSTYSQPFQQFLTAFLDIIVAAKPYAAAEVILSLMNKIMFPNKVAGLLSTMNVMNGPTNDRFIDPWVTHLTMLGVQFHLNSSLDDVVVEAGQVSQVMINKTEVNKADAFVLAIPYQHLRRLVPDLQLSQKRHREWSFSYQFYLRAIPTDLRINQTFTLVLDSPWKLVYLIEAEPLWTNVDFRPDVRAILSVTLSNVNTPGLLTPKPLHQCTDEEVQAELLHQIGFAYPDLIVEARLDKTVAYIPETDYQQRKAEFMGWDSFPPNALGYRWLTESTLFIPEATNESPISVETHLPNLFLAGEFIYTSYRTPTMEQANESGKMCAASLCQYFGLIYAKADQKRPEPPFKRIRQIDRWLHRQ
- a CDS encoding 4'-phosphopantetheinyl transferase superfamily protein, with protein sequence MDYQIVMKEQYEIIPDLSLLDTTELARYQRLLRPQKQLEFLTGRTFLKQMLADCLGLAPTAISLSVTDTGKPYLPALAETRFPYFNLSHSDGHYLVGLSRFPIGVDIEAPRPIELHQVQPFLSTDEFRQLDLLPQAQRSAAFFRLFTTKEAFLKATDMRWKLDEISFHLENQHWKLSAPHGPFPFYQTDYRGCCVAVCLDATSTTRANSVNGSSSH
- a CDS encoding PfaD family polyunsaturated fatty acid/polyketide biosynthesis protein yields the protein MTATFPSIASPKSNGISYRQTPVTAKWFGDPRTVRFDQPGIRQFLETLGETSYWVRDAQGRIGVTMSFGTSDPDQLCSMELLATLPAYQPDQLGDPSFQQAYGTHYAYMAGAMANGIASEELVIALGKAGMLASFGAGGLVPARIEQAIDTIQQALPNGPYAFNLIHSPSEESLERKAVELYLAKGVTVIEASAFLSLTEHVVRYRAAGLQRRSDGTIHAANRVIAKVSRLEVATLFLKPAPASILQKLVAAGSISPEQAQLASMIPMADDITVEADSGGHTDKRSLVCLLPAVLSLRDQIQAEQNDAYPVRIGAAGGLSTPESIAGSFAMGAAYVVTGSINQSCREAGTSDHVRAVLARVSMTDVMMAPAADMFEMGVKLQVAKTGTLFGLRAQKLYELYSAYPGWEAIPEKERATLEKNILGESFDSVWAQCLTFFMERDPEQITLANDNPKRKMALVFRWYLGLSSVWANRGVTGRELDYQIWCGPAMGSFNQWVKGTRLEVWENRRVADVAHQLLHGAAYLNRIQYLSMLGVQLDASYRTVHVQPTSARPSFVS